ggagcagttatcctcttgaggaagacggtgatcgacctcatcacgtcaatacctgcgtcaattggtatcagtgCGAGGCTTTCTCCTCGGATCTATGGATTCTAGCGATGGGTCCGACAACATTCTCATGGATGGTGCTACATAGAATCATCTTTTAATAGCTCTCGAAGCTACGTAATGAGAGAATCAGTaagtcatgcaagggctgcaggcttccatcaatCACATGACGAAGACCTTAGGACAACTTCGTGTTCATAGCGGTGATTCGCCCCCAGCAGGTGCTGAAATTCATAATCGGGTTGATCGTAGGGCAATGTTAGCGGTGAATCACAGAATTGCACCCGAGAAGGTGGGATTCAACGACATGATTTCGAAATATCTTGGATGAGGCATTGATCAGATATATCGaacagatcgagaattcaagatgaaagtcgatcttcctagttttaacggccAACTCCACTTCAAGGACTTCTTCGATTTGTGGCTCGAAGTCAAACGCTTCTTCAACTACATAAACATTGAGAagagaagaaagttaaactcgtgaTTTACAAGTTCAAGGGCGAAGCTTCAACTTAAAAAGAATAGCTTCAACTTGAAAAGAATAACTTCAACTTGATTGGATAAGACAGATGAAAGCACCAATTCGCATATGGTCGTGAATGAAGTAGTTATTATGTATGTGATTCCTCACTTGAGATTATGATCGGGTATTATTCTAACAAAACTAAAATTATTGGCAGGATAACCGATCAGTAAGGAGTTATGCAGAAAAATTCTTTTATTTATCAGTGAGAGACGATTTCATTGAAACGGAGTTGCGACAAGCCACATGATTCATCAATGGCAGACATGTGACCCTTATGAGAAcgaagaaccaacccaagacttctaaagtggagaaaCAGTCTCTCATAACCGAATATGATTTTGTTAAACAATATGAGGAAATATgaaatatatatgcattagttgaaaaagaaaaatatatagagTCTATGAACATCAAAGAAGATTTGAAATcaatgttgcaggagttcaagacgATTGTGCTCAATAAActtcctaataaattacctcgcatatgagatatacaaaaccacattaatCTTGTCTTAGggggcaagtctgcctaattgcccacattatcagaaagaatatgAGATCTTACAGGCATAAGTGAATGAACTAATATATACTAGTTAAGTCAAGGAGAGCACAAGTACATATATTTTGTTAACTCAAGAGCCAAATGCAAAATACAATGAAAAAGTTAATAAATATGGGTACCATAAATTAGTTTAGTATCATTTTCGAAGTTATTTAGATAACTCAAGAATGAGCTTTTTCTAAGTGGAGGGGTTTGATGTAGGACGTGACACCGATACATTTCTAGTATGATGGGAttaaaagaaggtggactgtaaattgatcataacttttgatttagGTATTGTTACGGGGTGCACAAACTATCAATGTTTACTATAAagggccatctgaggtgaaccAACCCACAGTGTAGGTTAAATCTGTCCAATTTGTTCGAAAACACATGCTttcaactaaaaacaaaaatttaagaaaaaattattattaatttaatttcttttatagagttttagaattttttttctttttagaaattaacttttaatCATGATATAGTCCTTCTAGGAAaaatttatttgcaatttttatttttagaaattaagctttGAAAGAGTTTTAtttgaattaggatttttattagagttagatttttgttaattttgataattacgaattttagtttcatatatatatattaatggtaTAATAGATATATACATATTAGACATGAATCATtaaattttcaatattttataatttatttcttttttttttttttttttttttttttttttttttttgatgtaaCTCATTACATCCATCCCTGCATCACTATCGGTTTGGGCAAAACCAGGAAAATGGACAATGTAAATTTATTGTAATGGGAAAGTCTATAAATCAATTTGGACCGCCAATCACATGAACGCACTTTTGTTTAATCATGCATGCCAACAGTCACTTTGATAGGATAATCAAAGCCATTTCACTACATATGTTTAGAATTTTGGTAACAATTTATGGAGGGTGCATGCTCAACCTTGTTTCCAAACACCCCGGTTTAATGCGACCCACGACATGGATTCCAAACACCCCGGTTTGATGCGACCCACGACATGGAATCATATGCATATCTGTACAGAGACACACAGCCATTTATCATCCAAAGTACAGATGATCTGTTATACACAATTATGAACGTAATCGCCTACTTTCACACGGCCTGTGGCCGCCGTCCTACCCCAtagttggaaacggattggctactactaCCCCTGCCACTATCCCAGTGGCTGATGGGCAGTGCTTTGCGGGCCCCATTATAaactatgtcttttatccatgctgttcatccatttttacagtagATCTTTAAACAAAAaaggagagggatataaatctcaggtggaccacaccacatgaaaacaatagtgattggatatccaccattaaaatcctcctaaggcccactgtactgtttatttgacatccaatctgttaattaggtcatatagacctagatgaagggaaaaaacaaagatctgctagatccaaaacttttatagccccccaaaagtttttaatggtcaatgttaagtaaacactatttcctgtaatgtggtccacttgagattgatatatacctcattttttgtatcatgccatgaaatgatctaaaaaaaatagatgaacggcatggatgaaacatatacatcatggtgaggcccacatacagagcaccgaccactagccattggctggtggctggctgagcagccaatccgtttccccatagTTGACCTGCTTATCCTTTTGGCCAAAATGATCTAAACGGTGGGTCCCATCCTGTAGACGATCGGATATCTTGCATCCATGACAGTTTGCAGGATATGGTTGCGTGTTGACGTGGTGGCCAATCGTACATGGACAGGTGCAAGTATTTCTTTCAACTGTCCATTATTTTTCCACGCGCGTGGCCCACCAGTTGATTAAATCACCTAACACACCCcgttgaacggtccagatctagtATTTGGAAGCCTATTCGTGCGTACAGACTGCACAACAATTTGCAGGGAGCCCATGCaacaaaaagctctgtgggcccacatttcaCATCCACGTAACATCGATTCTGTCCATCCAAATACTCATGAAAAAAGACCCATCtcaaacttaagtggaccacactatatagCGGAGAAGTGAGGATATACACTCCagttgttgaaaccttcttggtgAGACTAacgaagctttggatcaagttgataccgGTGGGAACCAACTTATGAACTTGTGGAATGGTATATAAAAAATCACGGTCGGCCTCAAAACGGTTTCAATGATGGGAGTCCACATCCCTACTTGAATTTTAATCCACTTGATTATTTTTCTCTCACAATCTAACATCAGTTGGCGCGtaggatggacggactggatttcacacACATATCATGTTAGACCCTACGGAGCTTTTTGTTACAACTTACACGTGCTTCCTCCGAGCTGGTGCGGGAAATTCACTTCCAACAAAAAGCAAAGAGTCTCGAAAGCTCGGATAGCGATCCGTGTCGAACCTCTCTAGTTAATCTGAACCGTCGGTAGTCTCTTGAATCGAACGGTCAATATCTATTCccgaaagaaaattcaaaaagcaTAGAAATTTCATTCTCCCGCCTGTCTCCCTCGCTCCCTACAAATACAACCCCCAAATCCCTCTTTCTCCGCATCTTATTCAAACAACCTAAACTCTCCTACATTCCATTCATCTCTACCAATTCCCATTCTACCCTTTCCTTGCTGATATCACGGACCAATGGCTCGCACGAAGCAGACGGCCAGGAAATCGACGGGAGGAAAGGCTCCACGCAAGCAGCTCGCGACCAAGGCTGCGAGGAAATCCGCCCCAGCGACGGGAGGCGTGAAGAAGCCGCACCGATTCAGGCCAGGAACGGTGGCCCTGAGAGAGATCCGAAAGTACCAGAAGAGCACGGAGCTTCTGATAAGGAAGCTGCCTTTCCAGAGGCTCGTCCGTGAGATAGCTCAGGACTTCAAAACAGATCTGAGGTTCCAGAGCAGTGCTGTTGCTGCACTCCAAGAGGCCTCTGAGGCTTACCTGGTGGGCCTTTTCGAGGATACCAATCTCTGCGCCATCCATGCCAAGAGGGTCACCATCATGCCCAAGGACATCCAGCTTGCCCGTAGGATCCGTGGTGAGAGGGCTTAAATGATTAACGGTCCTGATCTGTCCAATGCCACTGAagtttttaggtttttcttagtttttatccTCTTGATTTGTTACATCTTGTAGCAATCTTGGATGTGTTTTTCTTTCGTAAACTTATGAAATTTACAGTGAAATGGATTATTAAGTTGTtagcctcttctctctctctcacacgcgCGCACACAATTTCTCCTCCGAGTGAAAAGTATAAAGGGTGAGCTATGCTGATGGTTTAAATGGGTCTGGTGAAATGAAAAATACGGACTGCGCTCTAATGGGTTCGGGCCAGTTTCTGACGAATTACAACCCAAAGGtttggctgtcaatgggctgtgCTTGGACCCAGCAAATGAAAAATCTGGCCTGAGACCCTGCCCGAACCTAATGCACCATTCTTCAAGATAATTGAAGCAAGCATGCTGATATCCATTCCCCTTTCATTGAGGAACTCGTGATGGTGACATCGAGCTTTAGTATTCAAAGTACAATGATCAAATTATTGAGCTTTTAATAAAGCCATTAAAATTCAATACATTCTACATGCTAGAGGAGATGTTGAGCATATGTAGAATGGGAATTGGTAGAGAAGCATGGACTCGATTGTGTTAGATATTTGTTAAAGattcattttagaaaatttaatttCAAAGAGTGTTAGGTATTTGTCTAAAATAAGACTTCAAAGTATTTATAAATTCTTTTGTTTGGTGGATGATGTCTTTAATAATACCATGGATTAAAAGATGGTTGTAGAATTTTGGAAGAAATTAGATAGATTGTATATGTTTAAATTGTTGTTGAATTGTTTATATTTGGAAACATAATTATATAATCTAAAAATGGTGGAATGGTTGGACTTTAATGAATACATTAAAGTATTTAATTAAATCTTTTACAAATTGTGATGCATAGAAAAGATAATGGGTGAGGAAGATCAATTTTTCAATTAGATGAAAGCTTGATGTGTCTCTTAGACTAAATACTTGATGTGATCTTCTAATAAAATGCCTCATCAATACCTAAACATAAAAACTTGCATTTGTGAACACAAACCCTTATATGGGGTAGGTGTTgatgatgtcttaaatttgtgaaCAAGAAtgtctgttgatgccattgatAGAATGCTTGTTGCCATTGAGCATAGTTCCATGCCATTGAATAGGTGCTCAATACcattgagaaaatttgaaaatcttaagTTGGTTGCTTGATATTTTGTGGTATcctattcgatgccattgaaggagtTATGCCATTGATGGGTCATCGATGCTTTCGAAGTCCTATTGAAAGTGCTAttagaaaaatttagaaaattcatgttttattgctAGATTGTTTTGGTGTTGTGATCGATGACATTAAAGGAGTTTAGTGCCattaacaatgtatgaagatcaggggtaatgtcatcctaccatgcccatggaacaatgatgaacaacaggcttcctaacttcataaaaagggaaagaaatattcaaagtcatcaaacccattgtaatttcaacaacagaccattaaagactaagaaaaatattccttgaataatcaaaccacaatcaagttaattcacaattaaataattaaataaagtttcacctcgtagccctagctaagaggtttagccacacatgaatggcctgAAACTAATACAAGGGAAAAGAAAAATGGAacacaaagaaaaggaaagaagaaaacacTTAGTTTTTTTTCTCCCACTCACATTCTAGCAGCCCAAGCCACCTCCAGTCCCACGTTCCAACCGGCAGCCCTTTCAATCCCAGCAGCCCTTTCacgttttctcctctttcttcaaaGCCAAGACCTTCCTCCACGTCAAGCTTTCCTCTGTTCACGGCTACACTCTCCCCACGGCTTCTCACGTTTCTTCCCCCTTTCCTTCTccatcttcttttgcttttatagACAGGGCCAACCTGTGTGTAACGGCGGTGGATAATACGCACAACAACGTGCATATCACGTTTGAGAACCACCTGCGAAGCGTTTCGCAAAAACTTGCTCCCGCCCAAAAGCCGGTCCCGTTGCGGATTTAACCCTGCATCTGGCTGCATGTCTCTGTTGaagcatgtggatggtctggatcatcaatccgATGGTGATTGAAATCACAAAAGGGGCCACGATGAGCGGCAGCGTCCGGGCGCTGCTTGGACTCTCTGCCTGCGCAGGACCTGCGCTGAGctactggtggggcccatggtcagcGTCAGtgaggagatccactccgtccattggatgtacAATGAGAAACCGTCCAGGAGTGACCAGATTGGCTCGATTTCGGTGTGGACCGCAAGATCTAACTTATCACCATTTGTCTACCGTTTGGACAGTAATAAACTAGTCGACGCTGTCATCTGGAAGTCCGTCAACGATCAGACAGTCAAGCTTACAGTCTGGATTgaacgatggtggcccacaacgatccGTAAGATGGCCTCCTGCGTCGGCTGCGCGTGAAGGAAAAACAGAGCTTGTTTCCTTCTCTGTTTATGAAGTCGAGTGGGTGCGGGTCAAACGCAGTCAACACTGCGTATTAGGCGCAAGTGCACATCCAGTGTGTACTCTCTCTcacaaaaatgggtcccaccttgatgcatgtaataaatccgctccgtccatctggttcttctcatgatttaaggcgttgagaccgaagatgaggtgtatccaaagatctcggtgggcccaaaatcaatggtttatgggttgCTCTGAGCGTTGGGCCACTTGCAAAGGGATCCAAtgactaaaatttgacgtgtacggttatttttGGGTCCTCatgccacgtatggagtttcgaatgatcggatggtgggaaccctatggtcttgcattctggacacttttcaaaccacttgagcttcaattcctcgattttcttggatcccggGCGTGCGTTCCggcgatcttggtctcctagggtccgtcgcttgccttggtgacttgaggcgttaaatccatatttttagtacccttttccatcaagctcgtaaatacgcccgcatcataatcatgattaaatcagccgttaaacaatactatgtttgaaaattcaggcaataatagggtccgatatgcaatatttgaccctcaacatggggTAGGTGTTgatgatgtcttaaatttgtgaaCAAGAAAGTCTATCGATGCCATTGATAGATTGCTTGTTGCCATTGAGCatagtttgatgccattgaataggtgctcaatgccattgagaaaatttgaaaatcctAAGTTGGTTGTTGGATATGTTGTGGTAtcttattcgatgtcattgaaggagtTATGCTATTGATGGCTCATTGATGCCATTGATGGGTCGTCGATGCTTTTGAAGTCCTATTAAAAGTGCCATTGTACAAATTTAGAAAATCTATGTTTTATTGCTAGATTGTTTTGGTGTTGTGATCGATGACATTAAAGGAATTTAGTGCCATTAAAAGTGTCATTAAACGTGCATATAAAATTATGCGGAATTGTGTAAGTGCGGAATTTGTTAACTTTTTTGATTGTATTCTTATAGAGGCTATATGTATGGGTGTAATCAGGAATTAGGAGGGTATcttagggc
This region of Magnolia sinica isolate HGM2019 chromosome 1, MsV1, whole genome shotgun sequence genomic DNA includes:
- the LOC131220422 gene encoding histone H3.2, with the translated sequence MARTKQTARKSTGGKAPRKQLATKAARKSAPATGGVKKPHRFRPGTVALREIRKYQKSTELLIRKLPFQRLVREIAQDFKTDLRFQSSAVAALQEASEAYLVGLFEDTNLCAIHAKRVTIMPKDIQLARRIRGERA